A region of Bacillus solimangrovi DNA encodes the following proteins:
- a CDS encoding YojF family protein: MQPIDTKQVQGAINSYQNKDVYLHLETTNGAYANFTGEKSFSAGAFIRNVKLSYTNGKIAGEGPYRVGLKLDGGWVYAEGLTHWEIDDKNRLLLAGHGPDGKLAAALEISETRFG, from the coding sequence TTGCAGCCAATTGATACAAAACAAGTGCAAGGTGCGATTAATTCTTATCAAAATAAAGACGTTTATTTGCATCTTGAAACGACAAATGGAGCATATGCTAATTTTACTGGTGAAAAGTCATTTAGTGCAGGCGCATTTATACGTAATGTCAAACTTTCATATACGAATGGAAAAATCGCTGGTGAAGGACCATACCGTGTTGGATTGAAGTTAGATGGAGGTTGGGTATATGCTGAAGGTTTAACACATTGGGAGATTGACGATAAAAACCGACTTCTACTAGCAGGACATGGACCTGATGGGAAGTTGGCAGCCGCATTAGAAATTAGTGAAACAAGATTTGGTTAA
- a CDS encoding SDR family oxidoreductase codes for MSYLENQTAIITGASSGIGRAIASKLAEQGANVVLAARRKEKLEKLAEEIEQTTSSQVLIVETDVTNKDDVENMYNQAKNKFGSIDIYINNAGVMLLSFMSKDKVNEWDQMIDVNIKGVLYGIHVALPSMLEQDRGHIVNVSSVAGHETFPSSVVYSATKYAVRAISMGLEKELSTTSVRVTNISPGAVQTELADHITDEQVIESIKEKNKDRKILDANDIANAVTYAVTQPEYVNVNEIIVRPSKK; via the coding sequence ATGAGTTATCTTGAAAATCAAACAGCAATTATTACAGGTGCAAGTAGTGGGATCGGAAGAGCGATTGCATCTAAGCTAGCTGAGCAAGGAGCGAATGTCGTACTAGCAGCGCGTCGTAAAGAAAAATTAGAAAAATTAGCTGAAGAAATTGAACAAACAACATCATCACAAGTATTGATTGTTGAGACAGATGTTACAAATAAAGATGACGTCGAAAACATGTATAATCAAGCAAAAAATAAGTTTGGAAGCATTGATATTTATATTAACAATGCTGGTGTAATGTTATTATCATTCATGAGTAAGGATAAAGTAAATGAATGGGATCAGATGATCGATGTAAATATTAAAGGAGTATTATATGGTATTCATGTTGCATTACCATCAATGCTTGAGCAAGATAGGGGACATATCGTCAATGTTTCATCAGTTGCAGGGCATGAAACGTTTCCATCCAGTGTTGTATATAGTGCAACGAAGTATGCGGTACGTGCCATTTCAATGGGATTGGAAAAAGAGTTATCGACAACAAGTGTCCGTGTAACGAATATCTCACCAGGTGCTGTTCAAACTGAGCTAGCGGATCATATTACAGATGAGCAAGTGATTGAAAGCATAAAAGAAAAAAATAAAGATAGAAAAATATTAGATGCAAATGACATTGCAAATGCAGTTACATACGCTGTTACACAGCCTGAATACGTAAATGTAAATGAAATTATCGTTAGACCATCTAAGAAATAA
- a CDS encoding MalY/PatB family protein encodes MNFDQLHNRKGSDSAKWDGVNKYFGEQDLHPMWVADMDFPAPQPVIEALNDKVEHGIYGYPHVPDSTYQSITGWLSQRHQWEINQDWISFILGVVPAISTIIHALTEVGDKIIIQPPVYYPFFGMVEDNERVLSLNPLKLEDGQYKIDFDHLEQIIDNETKMLILCSPHNPVGRVWSKDELQKLGDICIKNNILVISDEIHADLTLNGQKHVPFASISKEFADISITCLAPSKTFNLAGTQAAYMIIPNDGLRKKVDNQKKKQGLYALNIFGLTALEAAYTHGGIWLDSLMEYIEDNVKLVKDFLETELPSIRLIEPEGTYLLWIDCRALNVEHKKLERALLKEGKLALNQGYTFGENGQGFIRMNIATQKAHIQEGLKRLKQVIDSVQG; translated from the coding sequence ATGAATTTTGATCAGTTACATAATCGAAAGGGTTCAGATTCTGCCAAATGGGATGGTGTAAATAAATACTTCGGTGAACAAGATTTGCATCCAATGTGGGTAGCAGATATGGATTTTCCGGCTCCACAACCAGTTATCGAAGCGTTAAATGATAAAGTAGAACATGGTATATATGGCTATCCACATGTTCCTGATAGCACTTATCAATCAATAACCGGATGGCTTTCTCAACGTCATCAGTGGGAAATTAACCAGGATTGGATTTCGTTCATACTTGGAGTTGTTCCAGCAATTAGCACTATTATTCATGCACTAACAGAAGTTGGAGATAAAATCATTATTCAACCACCAGTTTATTATCCGTTCTTTGGGATGGTTGAAGATAATGAACGTGTACTGTCCTTAAATCCACTTAAGCTTGAAGATGGTCAATATAAGATTGATTTTGATCATCTTGAACAAATAATTGACAACGAAACAAAAATGCTAATTCTATGTAGCCCTCATAACCCTGTAGGTAGGGTCTGGTCTAAGGATGAGTTACAGAAGCTTGGAGACATTTGCATAAAGAACAATATTTTAGTCATTAGTGATGAGATTCATGCGGACTTAACATTAAATGGTCAAAAACATGTTCCATTTGCATCAATATCAAAAGAGTTTGCTGATATAAGTATCACATGTCTAGCTCCGAGTAAGACATTTAACCTTGCAGGTACACAAGCCGCTTATATGATTATTCCGAACGATGGCTTACGTAAGAAAGTTGATAATCAAAAAAAGAAACAAGGTTTGTATGCATTAAATATTTTTGGTCTAACTGCATTGGAGGCAGCGTATACTCATGGTGGAATTTGGTTAGATAGTCTAATGGAATATATAGAGGATAATGTGAAACTTGTAAAGGATTTTCTCGAAACAGAATTACCATCAATAAGACTTATTGAACCTGAAGGGACATACCTTTTGTGGATCGATTGTCGCGCATTAAATGTCGAACACAAAAAGTTAGAACGTGCTCTACTAAAAGAAGGAAAGCTTGCTTTGAATCAAGGTTATACGTTTGGAGAGAATGGGCAAGGGTTTATTCGAATGAATATTGCTACGCAAAAAGCTCATATTCAAGAAGGATTAAAACGATTAAAACAAGTAATTGATTCTGTACAAGGTTAA
- a CDS encoding CobW family GTP-binding protein, giving the protein MKTEIYILGGFLGSGKTTLLTNLLQYEKENNRKVAVVMNEIGQISIDSTVVEDDTPLKELLNGCVCCSLQDQFEVQLEDLLRSNDLDVIYIETTGAAHPMEVYDACLSPIFANTVDMRGIISIVDLNRWKNREKLSLQIRMLLLEQIKHADVLLLNKMDLVENDEQAALLYEIQSINPKAKTFFTSFSKINPTHLLNTKLIKKEAYNAAHITKHLNMKSFVYTFQSSINRIDFENFLRSLPDNVFRIKGFIQFTDSTTIYSFQYSYGVPTLLPDLMKMPLTLVFIGESINQDKMITELQLLEQKNPTK; this is encoded by the coding sequence ATGAAAACAGAAATATACATACTTGGTGGATTTCTAGGCAGTGGAAAAACAACGCTCCTTACAAATCTTCTTCAATATGAAAAAGAAAACAATCGAAAAGTGGCTGTTGTAATGAATGAAATTGGGCAAATTTCCATCGACTCTACAGTCGTTGAAGATGATACTCCTTTGAAAGAATTACTTAATGGGTGTGTATGCTGCTCATTACAAGATCAGTTTGAAGTACAATTAGAAGACTTACTACGTTCGAATGATTTAGACGTCATTTATATTGAGACCACTGGTGCTGCACACCCAATGGAAGTGTATGACGCTTGCCTGTCTCCAATATTCGCAAATACGGTAGATATGAGAGGCATTATTTCAATTGTTGATTTAAATAGATGGAAGAACCGTGAAAAATTAAGCCTTCAAATTCGCATGTTACTACTTGAGCAAATTAAACATGCAGATGTTCTCTTATTAAATAAAATGGATTTAGTTGAAAACGATGAACAAGCTGCATTATTATATGAAATTCAATCTATTAACCCGAAGGCGAAGACATTCTTCACTTCTTTTTCCAAAATTAACCCTACACACTTACTTAATACAAAATTGATTAAAAAAGAAGCATACAATGCAGCTCATATTACGAAACATTTAAATATGAAATCATTTGTATATACATTTCAATCTTCGATTAACAGAATTGATTTCGAAAATTTCTTAAGGTCTTTGCCTGATAATGTCTTTCGCATCAAAGGATTCATACAGTTCACTGATTCAACAACGATCTACTCTTTTCAATACTCGTATGGTGTTCCAACTTTATTGCCTGACTTAATGAAAATGCCGCTTACTCTGGTTTTCATTGGTGAAAGCATTAATCAAGATAAGATGATAACTGAACTTCAATTACTAGAACAAAAGAATCCAACTAAATGA
- a CDS encoding aldo/keto reductase, with product MPSFGLGTYKMTHSQETNDAVKVAMKHGYRLIDTASFYDNEEEIGTAIEESGMKREDIFVTTKVWNSEQGYDETIKAFERSRKKLGIEYIDLYLIHWPVPGKYIDTWKALEKLYKDGSVRAIGVCNFHIHHLQDIMENSEVVPVVNQVEYHPYLQQPELHSFCKEHNIFIEAWAPLMRGKVFDNSIIQGLSMKYNKTPAQITLRWEIQNEIITIPKSSNERRIIENANIYDFNLTEEEMKQMANLDKNERTGYDPDKFPYDKM from the coding sequence ATGCCATCATTTGGATTGGGTACATACAAAATGACACATTCTCAAGAAACAAATGACGCTGTCAAAGTCGCGATGAAACATGGTTATCGACTAATTGATACTGCATCGTTTTATGATAACGAAGAAGAGATAGGAACAGCAATTGAAGAATCAGGAATGAAAAGAGAGGACATATTTGTTACGACAAAGGTATGGAATAGCGAACAAGGATACGATGAAACAATAAAAGCATTTGAGAGAAGTAGAAAGAAACTAGGAATAGAATATATTGATCTATATTTAATACACTGGCCTGTGCCTGGTAAGTATATTGATACATGGAAAGCATTAGAAAAGTTATATAAAGATGGTTCTGTAAGAGCGATAGGAGTTTGTAATTTTCACATTCACCATTTACAAGACATTATGGAAAATAGTGAAGTAGTGCCAGTTGTGAACCAAGTAGAATATCACCCATATTTACAACAACCAGAACTTCATTCTTTTTGTAAAGAACATAATATCTTCATAGAAGCGTGGGCACCACTAATGCGTGGTAAGGTGTTTGATAACTCTATTATTCAAGGATTATCTATGAAATATAATAAAACACCAGCTCAAATAACGTTACGTTGGGAAATTCAAAATGAGATTATTACAATTCCAAAATCAAGTAATGAAAGACGTATCATCGAAAATGCAAATATTTATGATTTCAATTTAACGGAAGAAGAAATGAAACAAATGGCCAATTTAGATAAGAACGAGCGAACGGGATATGATCCCGATAAATTTCCTTATGACAAGATGTAA
- a CDS encoding AAA family ATPase, with translation MDRNFSNQYLRTIDLKREQIQSFSSYPFDLPVVENLQELSLHPKVTYLIGENGMGKSTLLEAVAIAIGFNPEGGTFNINFSTENTHSELEKYIKLVKGTKKPKDGFFLRAESFYNVATNIDQLDRDPEGGGKIINSFGGKSLHEQSHGEAFFSTFLNRFGGNGLYILDEPEAALSPLRQLSMLSRIHDLVNLNSQFIIATHSPIIMAYPNALIYELTSDGIRETTLEATQHYQIMKQFFDDRERLLYHLLQ, from the coding sequence ATGGATCGAAATTTCAGCAATCAATATTTACGGACCATTGATTTAAAAAGAGAACAAATCCAATCATTCTCTTCCTATCCTTTTGATTTACCTGTTGTAGAAAATCTTCAAGAATTATCTCTACATCCGAAGGTAACGTACCTTATCGGTGAAAATGGGATGGGTAAATCAACACTATTAGAAGCAGTCGCTATTGCTATAGGGTTTAACCCTGAAGGTGGAACGTTCAATATTAATTTTTCAACTGAAAACACTCATTCTGAACTAGAGAAATATATTAAGCTTGTAAAAGGAACAAAAAAACCGAAAGATGGATTTTTCTTGAGAGCAGAATCATTCTATAATGTCGCAACTAATATTGATCAACTTGATCGAGATCCTGAAGGTGGCGGGAAAATTATTAATTCATTTGGTGGAAAATCACTGCATGAACAGTCGCATGGGGAAGCTTTTTTTTCAACATTTTTAAATAGGTTTGGGGGCAATGGTCTATACATTTTAGATGAACCAGAAGCAGCACTATCTCCATTACGACAGCTTTCCATGTTATCCCGAATTCATGATTTAGTGAACTTAAATTCCCAATTTATAATTGCTACCCATTCTCCAATAATAATGGCTTATCCTAATGCATTGATTTATGAACTAACATCAGATGGGATACGAGAAACAACTCTTGAAGCAACTCAACATTATCAAATTATGAAACAGTTTTTTGATGATCGAGAACGATTATTGTATCATTTACTTCAATAG
- a CDS encoding DUF169 domain-containing protein, with product MEETVIANVEKIKQLNEAIEKYVRPDTFPLSIRVMDEEELLPPKVKRPKKDLHTTFTICQAVTMSRRYGWAMAMGAEDQSCPIAKIAFGYEDEVDFYKKGNLPNQMYTKTCSLGEKTENAVPKFSKQEAGTILIAPLTRTTFEPELFVMYANSAQVMRMVAAALYTTGGEITSSFSSRADCADLIVRTKQTNKPQVILPCYGDRIYGQTQDHEMAFTIPASMIDGFIEGLHGTHKGGVRYPIPTYLKYEAEFPETYQMLNKMFEE from the coding sequence GCCCTGATACATTTCCATTATCTATAAGGGTTATGGATGAAGAAGAATTATTACCACCAAAGGTTAAAAGACCTAAAAAAGACCTTCACACGACATTTACGATATGTCAGGCAGTCACAATGTCTCGTCGTTACGGGTGGGCAATGGCAATGGGGGCAGAAGATCAATCTTGTCCAATTGCTAAAATTGCATTTGGTTATGAAGATGAAGTAGATTTTTATAAAAAAGGAAATCTACCGAATCAAATGTATACTAAAACGTGTTCATTAGGTGAGAAAACTGAAAATGCTGTTCCGAAGTTTTCGAAACAAGAAGCAGGAACAATCTTGATTGCACCATTAACACGAACCACTTTTGAACCTGAACTTTTCGTAATGTATGCAAACTCGGCGCAAGTGATGAGAATGGTAGCAGCGGCACTTTACACAACAGGAGGAGAGATTACCTCTAGTTTTTCATCTAGGGCTGATTGCGCTGATCTTATCGTTCGAACGAAACAAACAAATAAACCTCAAGTTATTTTACCTTGTTATGGAGATCGAATTTATGGTCAAACTCAAGATCACGAAATGGCATTTACAATTCCAGCTTCAATGATTGATGGATTTATTGAGGGATTACACGGAACACATAAAGGTGGGGTTCGCTATCCAATTCCAACATACTTAAAGTATGAAGCAGAATTTCCAGAGACGTATCAGATGTTAAATAAGATGTTTGAAGAATAA